In Prunus dulcis chromosome 1, ALMONDv2, whole genome shotgun sequence, the following are encoded in one genomic region:
- the LOC117615257 gene encoding uncharacterized protein LOC117615257, whose protein sequence is MEHQVISQGSSDEEDTSTGGSGAGTERVLDYTNEFTTDEIFKSRDALVEWTRDRGNSNGLVIIIKNSDAGGAGNKKPRIKFCCEKGGVYKRKIDENVHKKRRLRSSGTKKCGCPFLLRGVSLGDNDEWKLEVVCGVHNHDAAKSNARRLSEEEKALLVDMSKSLAKPKDILRTIKQKDGLNETTMKTIYNVRQRLKLKENVVRSQMHVLLSKLSDHNYIEWHRSSDDNNIVKDLFWTHPVSVDILRAFPHVLIMDCTCKTYSFPLLEIVGVTCTNINFSAAFAYLDAKNEDNYIWALSRLRTMLDEHCLPTVIVCDNDLPLMTAIHSIFPSSRHFLCRLYISKNVLAKCKGMFEGKDQLEKFIMSWNMLVLSETEHEYLKRLAELDYYFGRYPHALEYVKNTWLNEYKERFVSVWTDTCMHFGHTTSNRVEGASAKLKQLLGNSRGSFETSWEKIHSLLELQHLDIKVSLEKCLTIIQHNFMHDELKELRGFVSTVALTIIVCESKKVNSVGLDSSSCGCTIRRTHGLPCVHEIAEYRQTSRPIPLYCVDPHWRKLDLLYSPKNSDHATDIITQMYMILHQWMDSNEDTRRHISLKLEEIMNMESIPLTKPKEQPSRIGTTTRCNLSAFELALSCRVSHSPVDTVATASHSEKPKRRPPKMKVHRMCPLTSSELKEQFPTALRPYISSIRDFAGDGNCGYRVIAGLMGFGDDSWSKVRRDLLNELCSHETQFENLFGRRDQVDELMHTLSFFEDCPPYDRWLTMPDMGHIIASCYNVVLIYLSMSLSVTFLPTRTTSLPLLERRHIAIGSVNNNHFVQVFLFPGHPMPPVSDCWHQVYLPDAEGWRTAYTERIQRFREIVGSDVATRETA, encoded by the exons ATGGAGCATCAAGTCATCAGTCAGGGGTCTTCAGATGAG GAAGACACTTCTACTGGGGGCAGTGGTGCTGGTACAGAACGTGTGTTGGACTACACTAATGAATTCACAACTGATGAG ATATTTAAGAGTAGAGATGCATTGGTTGAGTGGACTCGTGATCGAGGAAATAGCAACGGTTTGGTGATTATTATCAAGAACTCGGATGCAGGAGGAGCTGGTAATAAGAAACCCCGAATAAAATTCTGTTGTGAAAAGGGTGGTGTTTATAAAAGGAAGATTGATGAAAATGTCCATAAGAAAAGGCGTCTTAGGAGCAGTGGTACGAAAAAGTGTGGATGCCCATTTCTATTGAGGGGTGTGAGCTTGGGTGATAATGATGAGTGGAAATTGGAGGTGGTATGTGGAGTTCATAACCACGATGCTGCAAAGTCCAATGCAAGGAGATTATccgaagaagagaaagcaTTGTTGGTAGATATGTCCAAGAGTTTGGCCAAACCCAAGGACATATTGCGcacaattaaacaaaaagatGGACTCAATGAAACAacaatgaaaacaatttataacgTCAGACAAAGGTTGAAGTTGAAAGAGAATGTTGTGAGATCGCAGATGCATGTTTTGCTAAGTAAGTTATCTGACCACAATTATATTGAGTGGCATAGAAGCTCAGATGACAATAATATTGTGAAGGATCTGTTTTGGACCCACCCTGTTAGTGTAGACATCTTACGTGCATTCCCACATGTCCTGATCATGGATTGCACGTGCAAGACATATTCTTTTCCGCTTTTAGAGATTGTAGGGGTGACATGTACTAACATAAACTTCTCAGCTGCATTTGCTTACCTTGATGCTAAGAATGAAGACAATTACATATGGGCTTTGAGTAGATTGAGGACTATGTTGGATGAACATTGTCTTCCTACAGTCATTGTCTGTGACAATGACTTGCCACTGATGACTGCCATCCATAGTATTTTTCCTAGTTCCCGACATTTTTTGTGTAGATTGTATATTAGCAAAAATGTGTTGGCGAAATGTAAAGGCATGTTTGAAGGTAAAGACCAGTTGGAGAAGTTCATAATGAGTTGGAATATGTTGGTTTTATCGGAGACAGAGCATGAGTATCTGAAACGTTTGGCTGAGcttgattattattttggtaGATATCCACATGCACTTGAGTATGTGAAGAACACTTGGTTGAACGAGTATAAAGAGAGATTTGTGTCTGTATGGACAGATACATGTATGCATTTTGGTCACACGACATCAAATAG GGTGGAAGGTGCAAGTGCAAAACTGAAACAACTACTTGGCAACAGCCGAGGTAGTTTTGAAACATCTTGGGAAAAGATTCACTCCTTGTTAGAGTTGCAACACTTAGACATCAAGGTATCACTTGAGAAGTGTTTAACCATCATCCAACACAATTTCATGCATGATGAATTGAAGGAGTTGCGAGGATTTGTATCTACCGTTGCTTTGACTATAATTGTCTGTGAGTCGAAGAAAGTCAATTCAGTGGGGTTAGATTCTTCATCATGTGGTTGCACCATTCGACGCACACATGGGTTGCCATGTGTGCATGAGATTGCAGAATACAGACAGACTAGTCGCCCTATTCCTCTTTACTGTGTTGATCCTCATTGGAGGAAATTGGATTTACTGTACTCCCCGAAAAATAGTGACCACGCAACTGACATAATTACACAAATGTATATGATCTTACATCAGTGGATGGATAGCAATGAGGACACCAGGAGACATATTAGTCTGAAGTTGGAGGAGATTATGAATATGGAGTCAATTCCCCTTACCAAGCCTAAAGAACAACCAAGTAGAATTGGCACTACTACTCGTTGCAATCTTTCTGCCTTTGAGTTGGCCTTGTCATGTCGAGTCAGTCATTCACCAGTTGACACAGTTGCTACCGCATCCCACTCGGAGAAACCAAAGAGGCGTCCTCCCAAGATGAAG GTACATAGGATGTGTCCACTCACTTCATCTGAATTGAAAGAGCAGTTCCCTACTGCTTTGAGACCATATATTTCATCCATAAGGGATTTTGCAGGTGATGGTAATTGTGGTTATCGAGTCATAGCCGGGTTGATGGGTTTTGGAGATGATTCTTGGAGCAAGGTACGCAGAGATTTGTTGAATGAGTTGTGCTCTCATGAAACGCAATTTGAGAACCTTTTTGGGAGACGTGATCAGGTTGACGAGCTTATGCATACACTCTCATTCTTTGAGGACTGCCCCCCGTATGATAGGTGGTTGACCATGCCAGATATGGGGCACATTATCGCATCATGCTATAATGTGGTCCTGATATATTTATCCATGTCATTATCTGTCACATTTTTACCAACCAGGACTACATCATTGCCCTTGTTAGAGCGCCGTCACATTGCCATCGGTTCAGTCAACAACAACCACTTTGTTCAG GTGTTTCTGTTTCCAGGGCATCCTATGCCTCCTGTTTCGGATTGTTGGCACCAAGTTTACCTACCAGATGCTGAGGGTTGGCGAACTGCCTACACTGAACGTATTCAACGTTTTAGAGAGATTGTTGGTTCAGATGTGGCTACCAGAGAGACTGCATAA